In Microvenator marinus, one genomic interval encodes:
- a CDS encoding efflux RND transporter periplasmic adaptor subunit, whose protein sequence is MRALKIWGLLLCLAGTGCQTQGEGAPKRPEDAPQKAQKAAESDPNAQCEHKVPKGACPKCNPALAAVYKAQNNWCAEHGMPESFCPVCYPDRAAPSLDSEGEEVAIEARIVRLRRPEMEKTAGIKTVNAREATSESGVQCNVHLGFNQDKTADVRAVVPGLVRNVRVRVGELVEKGAPLFDLESVQVNDLRAERSAVVERVRVAKAQVERMRELRKTDVVSTRALETSEEELAKAQSALASIDGTLRTTGANASGRMILRAPIAGEIVERNAIQGMLANQEDSLAKIVDTSTLWAFCDVSESDARGLAVGQPVQIRLDQQEPIEGKLDWISPQIDPRSRTVPTRAIVPNDGNLRANQFGRATIYADQSEGGVEVPREALQRVEEEFVVFVRDSPGIFSPRIVERLAEGDWVRVKGRVKPGDEVVTTGAVFLRTEVMPGSIGAGCCEIVPGGE, encoded by the coding sequence ATGAGGGCGCTGAAAATCTGGGGTCTCCTCCTTTGTCTGGCCGGCACCGGCTGCCAGACCCAAGGGGAGGGTGCACCCAAAAGACCGGAGGACGCCCCTCAGAAGGCTCAAAAGGCCGCGGAATCTGACCCGAACGCTCAGTGCGAGCACAAGGTTCCCAAAGGCGCGTGCCCCAAATGTAATCCGGCCCTTGCGGCAGTTTATAAAGCGCAAAACAACTGGTGCGCCGAGCACGGCATGCCCGAATCCTTTTGCCCTGTCTGCTACCCAGACCGTGCCGCGCCTTCTCTGGATTCCGAAGGTGAGGAGGTCGCGATCGAGGCCAGAATCGTGCGTTTGAGACGCCCAGAAATGGAGAAGACCGCCGGCATCAAAACCGTCAACGCACGCGAAGCCACGTCCGAATCGGGCGTTCAATGCAACGTGCACCTCGGCTTCAACCAGGACAAAACCGCTGACGTGCGCGCCGTGGTTCCGGGCCTCGTCCGAAATGTCCGTGTCCGGGTCGGTGAGCTGGTGGAGAAGGGCGCGCCCCTCTTTGACCTGGAAAGTGTGCAGGTCAACGATCTGCGCGCCGAGCGAAGTGCTGTGGTTGAGCGCGTGCGCGTGGCAAAGGCCCAGGTCGAACGCATGCGCGAGCTTCGCAAAACAGACGTCGTCTCAACTCGCGCGCTCGAGACCTCCGAAGAGGAGCTCGCCAAGGCTCAGTCAGCCCTTGCGTCCATCGACGGCACGCTTCGTACCACCGGGGCCAATGCCTCGGGCCGCATGATTCTTCGTGCGCCAATCGCCGGCGAGATTGTGGAGCGAAACGCTATACAGGGCATGCTCGCAAACCAAGAAGATTCCCTCGCCAAGATTGTGGACACAAGCACCCTTTGGGCGTTTTGCGACGTCTCGGAGTCCGACGCACGTGGGCTCGCCGTGGGCCAGCCTGTCCAGATTCGGCTTGACCAACAAGAGCCGATCGAAGGCAAACTCGACTGGATTTCCCCGCAGATCGACCCTCGCTCAAGGACCGTGCCTACACGCGCCATCGTCCCGAACGACGGGAACCTGCGCGCAAATCAGTTCGGGCGCGCGACCATCTACGCCGACCAATCAGAGGGCGGCGTGGAAGTACCTCGCGAGGCCTTGCAACGCGTGGAAGAAGAGTTCGTGGTCTTTGTCCGCGACTCACCCGGAATCTTCTCACCACGCATCGTTGAGCGGTTAGCCGAAGGGGATTGGGTACGCGTCAAAGGGCGCGTCAAACCTGGCGACGAGGTCGTCACCACCGGTGCCGTCTTCCTTCGTACCGAAGTGATGCCAGGCAGTATTGGTGCGGGTTGCTGCGAAATCGTGCCCGGAGGTGAATGA
- a CDS encoding efflux RND transporter permease subunit, protein MLTKLIDLCLENRWAVILLTVVMAWVGVHSFTELEMDAFPDTTPIQVQVNTVAPALGPLEVERQVTFPIEQTLSGLPGLVEMRSVSRFGFSQIVVIFERDMDIFTARQVTSEKLADVMLPGGSYQPTLGPLATGLGEVFQYIVKSDTLTPMELRTLHHWVIRPQMLQVPGVAEINTWGGFEKEYHVVIDPNRLYKYQLSLDDVARVVERASRNVGGASIDNAGESVLVAGLGLATTIEDLESTVVAMEHGTPVLLRDVAEVKIGHQIRRGAATADGEGEAILGLGFMLMGENSREVAQALETRLREVQKTIPDTVELKPVYNRTDLVDTVLETVRNNLLAGALLVVAILFMFLGNIRAGLIVALAIPLSLLFAAHAMLKFGIAGSLMSLGAIDFGLVVDSSVIMVENSERRLAEGDSRSVTQIVRDASIEVRKPTLFGELIITVVYLPILFLEGVEGELFRPMALTVIFALVGSMILSVTLVPVLASLLLKKRQHLKEPWLIRGLKRLYRPALAFAIDYRNRVILLAFACVFSAGAIGLNLGTEFVPQLREQALVINTVRIAGVSLEESVNYGTEIEKLLLREFPDEIAHIWTRTGTAEVATDPMGLEVSDVFITLHPRENWTKAKTQDELTAAMNGVMEGLPGMRSIFSQPIELRVAEMMAGIRTDVGVKVFGDDLEQLATSAEDVVAILESIPGAADVSMEQLTGQSVLAIKVDRVAAGRLGVQTSEVLDFIQTLGGIKAAELVEGEQVFDVVIRLDTELVPSADQVAKLLVPTASGARVPLSALAEITMEEGPSAINREWAERRVIVQANVRGRDLGGFVNELDSRLQELELPPGYYTRIDGEYRNLERAQKRLFFVIPVAFLLVFMLLFITYGRLADTLRVFTGVPFAAVGGVLALWLRDLPFSISAAVGFIALSGVAVLGDMVLVSRIRDELAHGKELLDAVKSAAETRLRPVLMTALVAALGFLPMALNTGIGAEVQRPLATVLVGGMLTSTVATLLVLPLLYIGMYRGPQS, encoded by the coding sequence ATGTTGACCAAACTCATCGACCTCTGCCTCGAGAACCGCTGGGCCGTGATTTTGCTCACGGTGGTCATGGCGTGGGTGGGCGTCCACAGCTTTACCGAGCTCGAGATGGACGCCTTCCCGGACACCACGCCGATTCAGGTCCAGGTCAATACGGTGGCTCCGGCGCTTGGTCCGCTCGAGGTCGAACGACAGGTTACCTTTCCCATCGAACAAACGCTCTCGGGGCTTCCTGGGCTCGTAGAAATGCGCTCGGTCTCAAGGTTCGGGTTCTCCCAAATCGTGGTGATTTTCGAGCGTGATATGGACATCTTCACCGCGCGCCAGGTGACCTCAGAAAAGCTCGCTGACGTCATGCTTCCCGGCGGAAGCTACCAGCCTACTCTGGGTCCGCTAGCCACAGGCCTCGGTGAGGTCTTTCAGTACATTGTAAAGAGCGACACGCTTACCCCGATGGAGCTCAGGACGCTTCATCACTGGGTGATCCGCCCGCAGATGCTCCAAGTCCCCGGCGTGGCTGAAATCAACACCTGGGGCGGGTTTGAGAAAGAGTACCACGTCGTGATCGACCCGAACCGCCTCTACAAATACCAACTCTCGTTGGACGATGTGGCGCGCGTAGTGGAGCGCGCGAGTCGAAACGTGGGCGGCGCCAGCATCGACAATGCCGGCGAGTCCGTTCTTGTAGCCGGGCTGGGGCTCGCCACAACTATCGAGGATTTGGAGAGTACCGTGGTGGCTATGGAGCACGGCACGCCCGTGCTCCTCAGAGATGTGGCCGAGGTCAAGATTGGCCACCAGATCCGCCGTGGTGCCGCCACTGCAGACGGCGAAGGTGAGGCGATCCTCGGCCTCGGATTTATGCTCATGGGAGAGAATAGCCGAGAGGTGGCTCAGGCGCTTGAAACAAGGCTCCGAGAGGTCCAAAAGACCATCCCCGACACCGTCGAGCTCAAGCCCGTCTACAACCGCACCGACCTCGTAGACACCGTGCTCGAGACCGTGAGGAACAACCTGCTCGCGGGTGCGCTCCTCGTGGTCGCCATTCTCTTCATGTTCCTCGGCAATATACGCGCGGGGCTCATCGTGGCGCTCGCCATCCCGCTGAGCCTGCTCTTTGCGGCCCACGCGATGCTCAAATTCGGCATCGCCGGAAGCCTGATGAGCCTTGGTGCAATCGACTTTGGGCTCGTGGTGGATAGTTCGGTCATCATGGTTGAGAACTCCGAGCGGCGCCTCGCTGAAGGCGACTCAAGAAGCGTTACCCAAATTGTACGCGACGCCTCGATTGAGGTCCGAAAACCTACGCTCTTCGGAGAACTCATCATCACGGTGGTCTACCTTCCGATCCTCTTTCTCGAGGGCGTCGAAGGCGAGCTCTTTAGGCCTATGGCGCTGACGGTCATATTTGCGCTGGTGGGGTCCATGATTCTTTCGGTCACGCTCGTTCCTGTGCTCGCAAGCCTGCTTCTCAAGAAGCGTCAGCACCTCAAGGAACCGTGGCTGATTCGTGGTCTTAAACGGCTCTACAGACCGGCCCTGGCGTTTGCCATCGATTACAGAAATCGCGTGATTCTACTGGCCTTTGCCTGTGTGTTTAGCGCCGGTGCGATCGGCCTAAATCTCGGCACGGAGTTCGTGCCCCAGCTTCGCGAACAGGCGCTCGTCATCAATACGGTGCGCATCGCGGGGGTTTCGCTGGAAGAGTCGGTCAACTACGGCACCGAGATAGAAAAGCTACTGCTGCGGGAGTTTCCCGACGAGATCGCCCATATCTGGACCCGGACCGGCACCGCAGAAGTGGCAACGGACCCGATGGGGCTTGAGGTTTCGGACGTGTTCATCACCCTTCATCCGCGCGAAAATTGGACCAAAGCCAAGACCCAGGACGAGCTCACGGCCGCGATGAACGGCGTGATGGAAGGCCTTCCAGGTATGCGTTCCATCTTCTCGCAACCCATCGAGCTTCGCGTGGCGGAGATGATGGCCGGCATCCGAACCGACGTCGGCGTGAAGGTCTTCGGTGATGACCTCGAGCAGCTCGCCACGAGCGCCGAAGACGTCGTCGCGATCCTGGAGTCCATACCCGGTGCGGCGGATGTCTCCATGGAGCAGCTTACCGGGCAATCCGTGCTGGCCATCAAGGTGGACCGAGTGGCGGCAGGCAGACTAGGCGTACAGACGAGCGAGGTGCTGGACTTTATCCAGACCCTGGGCGGCATCAAAGCCGCCGAGCTGGTAGAAGGCGAGCAGGTTTTTGACGTGGTGATTCGCCTTGATACCGAACTCGTTCCTTCCGCCGATCAGGTGGCAAAACTACTTGTGCCCACGGCTTCGGGGGCGCGCGTTCCGCTGAGCGCTCTCGCTGAAATCACCATGGAAGAGGGGCCATCGGCCATCAATCGCGAATGGGCCGAGCGACGAGTCATCGTACAAGCCAACGTGCGCGGAAGAGATCTCGGGGGCTTTGTAAACGAACTGGACTCGAGGCTCCAAGAACTTGAGCTTCCGCCCGGGTATTACACGCGGATCGATGGCGAATATCGCAATCTAGAGCGCGCCCAGAAGCGTCTCTTCTTTGTGATTCCAGTAGCATTCCTACTGGTGTTCATGCTCCTCTTTATCACCTACGGCCGGCTCGCTGACACGCTCCGCGTCTTTACGGGCGTGCCTTTCGCGGCCGTTGGAGGCGTGCTCGCGCTCTGGCTGCGCGATCTGCCGTTTTCCATCTCGGCCGCGGTCGGATTCATCGCGCTCTCGGGAGTTGCGGTTTTGGGCGATATGGTGCTCGTCTCCAGAATTCGCGACGAGCTCGCGCACGGAAAAGAGCTCCTAGATGCCGTCAAATCGGCCGCGGAAACACGGCTGAGGCCGGTTCTGATGACCGCTCTGGTAGCCGCACTTGGCTTCCTACCTATGGCGCTCAATACAGGCATCGGCGCGGAGGTGCAGAGGCCACTAGCCACCGTTCTTGTGGGCGGCATGTTGACGTCTACGGTGGCCACATTGTTGGTGCTTCCCTTACTCTACATCGGGATGTACCGAGGGCCTCAGAGTTAG